A region from the Acyrthosiphon pisum isolate AL4f chromosome A1, pea_aphid_22Mar2018_4r6ur, whole genome shotgun sequence genome encodes:
- the LOC100570274 gene encoding uncharacterized protein LOC100570274, which translates to MCSRKQCIADHDVSSHTNEDINSNSTLVQKFHENSKTSVRLTYFDGSSYVKKHKARQTKQTSKKSFVGSSSDTNIRNTITKCKTCCDNADQKSSGSGSKSAADMSDTLPADVCVRMVGGRVREILDLLARSDNDMGCADAYWLQKLFKSVIRALDDLRSACCRPRQITNLRNSCKKTFRLSGAGPGPSMSSSEFNMLCKYPHNVCNQCGCSVNTNLQKLIKAAANFGCLYGYAVNSDKVNRR; encoded by the exons atgtGTTCTCGGAAACAATGCATTGCTGATCATGACGTATCGTCCCACACTAATGAAGACATAAATTCTAATTCTA ctTTAGTTCAGAAGTTTCACGAAAACAGTAAAACGTCAGTTCGTTTGACTTATTTTGATGGATCGAGCTACGTAAAAAAACATAAAGCTCGTCAAAcaa AACAAACCAGTAAGAAATCGTTCGTTGGAAGCAGCTCTGATACAAACATCCGAAATACTATTACTAAATGTAAAACGTGCTGTGACAATG CGGACCAGAAATCTAGTGGAAGTGGTTCTAAGTCGGCGGCTGACATGTCAGACACTCTGCCGGCTGACGTGTGTGTTCGGATGGTGGGCGGACGAGTACGTGAAATATTAGACTTATTGGCCCGGTCGGACAACGACATGGGGTGTGCGGACGCCTATTGGTTGCAGAAGCTGTTTAAGTCGGTAATCCGAGCACTTGATGACTTACGGAGTGCTTGCTGTAGACCGCGTCAG ATAACTAACTTGCGGAATTCTTGCAAAAAGACCTTCCGGCTCTCCGGCGCCGGTCCCGGGCCGTCAATGTCGTCGAGTGAATTTAATATGCTGTGCAAATATCCACACAATGTTTGTAATCAATGCGGTTGTTCGGTCAATACTAACCTGCAGAAATTGATAAAAGCCGCCGCCAATTTTGGATGCTTGTATGGTTACGCGGTCAACTCGGACAAAGTGAATAGACGTTAA